Part of the Nostoc sp. ATCC 53789 genome, TAGTTTGAGTTTCAGCCACGACGATCAAATCCTTGCCTCTGCCAGTTATGACCGCACTGTAAAACTGTGGAACAAAGACGGTAAAGAATTAAAGACTCTAGACAAACATGATAATACAGTCACTAGCGTGAGTTTTAGCTCTGACGATACCCTTGCCTCTGCCAGTTTAGATAGAACAGTGAAACTTTGGAATCCCGATGGTAAATTTATTTCAACTCTTAAGAGATCAGAACAACAGAGTAGTCCCATTTACAGCGTCAGTTTCAGTCCTGATGGTCAGATATTAGCCACTGGTAATAATGATAACAGCGTGACACTCTGGCAGAAAAATGGACTGGAATTCACTACCTTTACAGGACATAGTAGTAGAGTCAATCAAGTTACTTTTAGCCCTGATGGTCGTACCCTTGCATCTGCAAGTCAAGATAAGACAGTAAAACTGTGGCAAATTGACCACCCTTGGCAGACCATTCTCTCTGGACATCAGGCTGGGGTCAATCATGTGAACTTCTCAGCCGATGGAAAAGCGCTCGCTACCGCCAGTGATGATGGAACGGTGAAACTCTGGAATCAGCAGGGTAAGCAGATTAAATTGCTAAAGATAAATGACTACAAAATCTGGGATGCGAATTTTAGCCCAGATGGTCAAATAATTGCTGCTGTCAGTTCTGATGAAAGGGTAGTGAGATTGTGGAATCGGCAAGGTAAGCTACTGAATATTTTATTAAAGCATAGCGATCGCATTCATAGTGTAAGTTTCAGCCCAGACAGCAATACGATTGCTACCGCTAGTCAAGATAAAACAGTCAAACTCTGGAATCGCCAGGGTCAGTTGCTCAACACCCTAAACCATAGTGCTACTGTCTATAGCGTCACTTTCAGTCGAGATGGCAAGATGATTGCCACTGGTAGTAATGACGGGATAGTGAAAATCTGGAATCGGCAAAGTCAGTTGCTTAACACCATAAACCATAACGCTTCTGTCTACAGCGTCAGTTTTAGCCCTGATAGTCAGACCCTTGCCAGTGCTGGTGGAGATGATAGAGTAAAACTTTGGCAGCTTGACGGTCGTGCGATCAGTAGTCTTGATGGGCATCTTGCTGGAATCGGGCAAGTAACTTTCAGTCCTGATGGTCAAATGATTGCCACAGCTAGTGATGATAAAACAGTAAAACTTTGGCACAAAGACGGAACTTTGATTATTACTCTGACTGGCCATACTGGTGAGGTCAATGGGATCAGTTTCAGCCCTGACGGTAAGACTCTCGTTTCTGGCAGTAAAGATGGTACAGCAATTTTGTGGAATGTAGAAAATCTCACCCTAGATAATTTGATGGGGCGTGGGTGCGATTGGCTACATGATTATCTAGCTAATAATTCTCAGGGGCAAAGCGATCGCGAGCTTTGTGATGGAGTTAAAACCCAGGCTAAATATTGATTTAGCCAACTTTCACTCTAATTTCAGGTGGTCAGATGCTTCAAGAAAAGTAATAAACCCTAAATACTTTTTTGCATAAAAAGAATCATAACGATAGATAACAATAACAGCATCAATCTGAGAGGAAATCACCGTGGCTAAAAAATCAACAGGCTGGGTACCAGACTACCCCGATTTTCGAGACTACCGCATGGACGAAATCAATCAGAAGTTAACGATCGCAGTCCAAGATATACAGATAAATAATGATAACGATAATGATTTACAAAGTAGTATAGAAGAATTGTTTGAGTTATTAAAATTAATCAAAAAAAATGAACCTGCCTCTACCTCTGAGTTTGACAAAACACTTACCTTAAAGTTTGATAAGTTTGAGAAAAAGATAAATAAAGGTTTCAAATTAGTCAATGCTAAAGCTTTTAAAGAAGAAGTATTTTTAGCTTATGGTTGTGTAGGCAAAGAAGTCTATAGTCTTCAGCAGAAATTACTGAAGTTTACCAAATATAGCAAATATACCAAACATATTGAAGATACCGACTACAATAAGCAGCTTAAAAAATGGATAAAAGAAATTACTGTTTTTATAGAAAGTTTTGAAAATTCAGATTTTCTTGAATATGGTTATTTTGGTAAAAATACAGAGAATGGAGTACAAATTTTCAAGAATATTTTTGGACTCTCAATTGTCTCAGATGAAACTGTTGACACAGTTGATAGTGTTGTTGATCAAATGACACTCTATACTTTAAACAAAGTTTTAAAAATAATAGAAATAGAACCAAATCCTGATTCTGAAGATGAAGACGCAGAAAAAAAGATAAAAGAAGTTGAAAGATTTTATCAAGAAAATCAAACACTCCAAAAGGGCTTGAATAAAATAGTTTGTCTAAAAAGTTTAGGAGAAAATAATCAAAAAATAAATAAACTATGTGACGATCTAATACAGTATACAATTCAAGATTTTCAGGGTTCAAATATTGATGAATATACAAGGACAAAATTAAATAATATAGTTGACAGCGATACTCTAAGAGTTGCGCTCAAAAAACAACATAGGTGGTTAGTTTTACCTGCATCTTCAGCAATACCCGTAAATCTTTATGAAATCATTTTAAGAATTTTCGAAATTTCGGATGTGCCTGCTGAATATTGGGTTAGTGAAAAAGGGTTTCCAGGAGCTAGAGAGAAGAATACATCTTGTATCGATAAAGACCAGAGTGAATTGAAACGGGCAATTGATATGATAGTTGAATTGGTTGCTCAACAAATTTCTCCTTTAGCTCAACATGGAAATCTTGAAAAAGCTGTAAGAGTCCTATTAGAAAAGCTAGATCAATGGTTCGATAAATCTGAATGTGTTAACAGTATCCGCATAGCTTTAGGAAATAATCAACTCAATAAATCTGCAAAAAATAAGTATTCTCAGCCAGATTTATTAGGAAAAATTACGATTTTTACCCAAAAACAAGAGGAGGATAACTTATTTCAGAATGTGGATTTAAATCCAGTTTCTTTATATATATATCTTGCAACAATCTCAAATTTTAAACTATCCCTGAATAAAATTAAAGGAACAATCAATAATAATGACAGGAAAAATAGAATAGATAAATCTTTAAAAAAGATAGATAACATTTTTAAATCTCTCAAAGATTTAGGAAATTTAGAAATTATCCTAAAAAAATATAATCCTCCAATTCAGGAAGAAAACAATTTCAAAAATCAACCTAAGAATCTGAGAACAGTTATCCAAATACTACCAGAAGTTGATGAATCAAATGAGGTGAAGAAAAACCCTGAGTTTCAAAGTAATCTACAACTTCCAGTAGAAGGTAATTTACAGAAACATCTCATACCAAAAGAAGATGGTAAGACGGAAAATGTATATTTATTAATGCCAGAATTTGTAGATTTAACCTTCTGGTGTTCCCCAATTGAAGACCAAGGCTCATTGGATTCATGTACAGCACATGCCGGGGTTGCTTTAATGGAATACTTTGAGAAAAGAAGTTTTGATAGATATGTCGATGCTTCTCGACTCTTTCTTTACAAAGCAACACGCAATCTCATGCATCGTCAAGGTGATGCAGGAGCATCTCTTCGGGAAACTATGAAGGCAATGGCATTATTTGGCGTGCCTCCAGAAGAGTACTGGCCATATACAGAAGACAACTTTGATGAGGAACCAACCCCTTTTTGTTATTCTTTTGGTCAAAGTTATCAAACGCTGAAATACTTCCGTCTAAATCCTTTAGGCACTACAGAAGATATACTGTTGTTCCGAATTAAAGCAGCTTTAGCTGCTGGTTTTCCGTGCGCTTTTGGGTTTACTATGTATTATTCCATTGAGGATTTAAACCCAAGTGGTTATATTCCATACCCAGTTAAAAACGATAAGGTAAAAGGAGGTCACGCTGTTGTTGCAGTTGGCTATGACGACCATAAAGTAATAGAAAACCCTGATGGTAGTAGACGATCGCAAGGAGCATTGCTAATCAGAAACTCTTGGGGAACCGATTGGGGTGAAGGGGGCTATGGTTGGCTTCCCTATGACTACGTATTAGAAGGGTTGACAAATGATTGGTGGTCGCTGCTCAAGTCTAAGTGGTTTGAGACAGGACACTTCGGTTTAGGAGCAAACGATTGGGTGTCTAATTTGGGGACACCACCGAAAGATGGTACACCGAGAGATAACCCTAGAGGAAGAACGCCCAAACCCATTAAGTGAACGTGAATTTAATAGGGTTAATTGAGTGTAGTATCAGCTTAAAGGTTAACTTTTAGAAGCAGGCAATTTTAATTTTTAGAGATATCAAATTAATATTTGCAGTCTGAGTTCTTACAAAGTCAACATCCTATTATCTCACTGTTTATTCATCTGTGGCTTCGTACAGAATTTATGCGCTCATTCTGAGAAGGTCGCGCATGAATTCTGTTTTGATAATTTTGAACCCATATATCTCTATCATTTTACAGAGAAAAATTTCCTTTTTTAATGAAATACTATAAACAAATACGTAAAAAAATATTTTTGAGATTTTTGCAGTTGTAACAGATGAGAAGTGATTACTAAAAATATGTTAGCCGGGGGAAAAATTTTGTGGTTGAGGCTTTCCCGTCAGCTGCTTCGACCAAGGCGCTTGGCTTTTGTTGAAGCTTGCATAATTGGTTTAGTTTCTGGGCTAGCAGCAGTTCTGTTAGGACAGGCGGTAGACTGGGCAGGAGCATGGCGAGTGCATCTTTCTTACATCTGGCCTGCCTACTTGGTACTACCAGGTATTGGACTGGTAGGGGGAATCTTAGCTGGTTGGCTAGTAGAGCGCTTCGCACCTGAAGCATCAGGTAGTGGGATGTCTGAAGTGAAAGCGGTATTGGCTCGTGTGCCGATGCCATTAAATCTGCGAATCGCTTTGGTCAAGCTGGTCAGCGCTACACTAGTTCTGGGTTCTGGAATGCCTTTAGGACGGGAAGGGCCAACTGTCCAAATTGGGGCAGCTTTGGCAAACCAACTTAGTAACTGGGTACCGACTTCACCAGAGCATCGCCGCCAACTGATCGCCGCCGGAGCCGGGGCTGGATTAGCTGCGGCTTTTAATGCACCGATCGCAGGTGTGCTGTTTGTAGTGGAAGAATTACTCCAAGATGTGTCAGGTATCACTCTTGGCACTGCGATTTTGGCTTCTTTCATCGCTTCAGTCATTTCCCGGCTATATGGTAGTCACAGCTTGGATCTGAATCATCTGGATTTAGGCTTTTCACATACCACTTTCTTCGCTCAGGAAATCCCTTTCTACTTGATTTTAGGGGTGTTGGCTGGGCTAATAGGCATTCTGTTTAATAAAAGTATTCTTGCAAGTCTGGCAATTAATCGGCGTTTACTAAATCTGAGTTTACCCTGGCGAATTGGAATTGTGGGGTTAGTGACTGGTGTTGCGATCGCTCTGTTACCTGTCACCTTTCGCAATAATGCTGGGCTGAGAGAAATTTTGCTTGTAGGTAGTGGGAATTGGCTATTTGCAGCGATCGCTCTTTTAGTCCAATTTACCCTAATTATTTTAACCTACGGCTCAGGAGCGCCAGGGGGTTTGCTGGTTCCCACATTGGTCTTGGGTGCTGCCCTTGGCTATTTGGTTGGTGCTGTCGAACAGAGTTTGCTGGGAATGAGTGCTGCAACAACCTACGCTCATGTGGGGATGGCTGCACTTTTTAGCGCCGTCTCTAAAGTGCCGATTACAGCAGTCGTCATTGTGTTTGAGATGACGACAGATTTCAATCTGGTGCTACCGTTAATGATTGTATCTGTGATTGCTTATTTAGTAGCAGAAAAAATTGACCCGCGATCGCTCTATGACCTTCTACTAGAGTGGAAAGGGATTCACATTACAAAAGAGCCAGGTACAGAGGGGATTTTAGCACAAATAACTGCCGCAGATGTAATGCAGCGACGTGTCGAAACCCTATCTAGCCAGATGAGTATTGATGAGGCAGTGCAGGCATTTTCCGACTCTCACCATCGCAACTTCCCAATTTTAGAAAAAGGTAAAGTTGTTGGTATTGTCACTCAGAAAGATTTAGTTAATCTTGCCTCGCAAAAGTTAAGTAGAAATACAACTATTAGCGAGATTATGACACCAGAGCCAGTAACAACGAGTCCCACAGCGACGCTGGCTTATGTGCTGCATATACTCAATCGTTATCACCTAAGTTGCTTGCCTGTTACAGAAGGTCGGAAGCTAGTAGGAATTATTACTCGTAGTGATATTATCCGTGTAGAAGCAGAGAGGTTGAATGGTAATACCCAACAGATAGAATCAAAATCAGCAACTTCTTATGTGATTTACCAAACTCGCGCTCCGGCTACAGGCAAAGGAAGGTTACTAGTACCACTTTCGCATCCACAGACAGCCGAGACTTTATTGGAAATGGCAGGGGCGATCGCTAGAGCTAACAATTACGAAATAGAATGTTTACAAGTAATTATTGTTCCATCTAACCGTATCCCATCTGAAACACCAGTACAAATTACCAAAAGCCTTGAGCTTTTACAGAAAGCAATACTGTTAGGAGAGAAGTGGCGGATTCCCATTCACACCCAGATTCGAGTTACCCATAATGTCGCTGGAGCAATTTTGGAGACTGTCAAAGATCGACATATCGATTTGGTGTTAATGGGATGGAAAGGCACTACATCAACTCCTGGTAGAGTTTTCAGCCGAGTGGTAGATACCATAATTCGACAGGCAGGTTGTGATGTTGTCTTGGCTAAATTGGATGATAAAAGAGCTTTTGACCGTTGGTTGCTGCCAATGGCAGGTGGCCCTAACTCCAGCCAAGCAATTCGGTTATTACCTGCTCTTGCTTCCTTAAGTAAATCCCCCCAAATCAATCTATGTCAAATATTTCAGCCTACTAAATCTCTACCTGACACAACATTACTAGATAAATCTGTTCACTTTCTCCAACGCCGAGTTAAAGGTAAAGTGGTGGCGACTCCAGTCCAAGCCAATTCTGTTTCTGAGGCTGTACTTGAATGCGCCCAGCAAGACAACAGTGATGTTATTGTTTTGGGAGCTAGCCGTGAAAGTCTACTACAACAGGTAATTCAAGGAAATATTGCAGAAAATATTTCTCGCAAAAGTAATTGCACAGTTATTATGGTCAAAACTTAATTACGTAGGCGCAAGCTTACACGTAGGGAATTACGAATTAGGGTAGCTCTGAGCAATAATACTGCTCCAGTTAATGCACTCGTCTAGTTTCCAAATCTGTCACCCTAGTACCCACCCTTGATAACTAACGCTTATTTGGCAAACAATCTGACTCCAGAACCAGTGATTTGTTTGGCGATCGCACTAATTTTTTGAGTCCATGAATGATCTGGATACCGCAAACAAAAGATTCCACCACTCCCTAATTCAAACATCTCTTCACAAACAGGGAGTATTCCAGCAACAGGGGTTTTGTAGGTATTCTCCACTCGTTTCCCTAACTCTTTGAAATCTAAAGATGGCAGAGCTTTGTTGATTACTATTAGCATTTTAGGTACTTCTAGCTTACGAGCAACATCTATCGCTACTGCTGTACCTTGATAATCTTGTTTATCTGGACGGAGAATCAGCACCAAGACATCAGAAAGAATAATAGATAGCAATGTTTCTTCGTTAATGCCAGGATGAGTATCGATCAACAGATAGTCAAGTTTTAAACGACGAACTAGATTATGTAAACCATCATTCAGGCGACGTGCGTCATAGCCCTCGCGCAAGATTCGAGAAATGTCACCCATCTTAATGCTGGAAGGAATTAGATGAACACTTCCCTGGCGACCAAAAAATGTTTGTTTTTGTTTGAGAATGGCGCTAACGTCATAAACGGCTTCTTCAATTTGACAACGACCCCAAAGATAATCGTTCAAGGTGTAGCGAATTCGCTCTTGTTCAAGACCAAATAGAACGTGGATTCCTGGGGATTGGATATCTGTATCAACTATCCCAACTCGCTTTCCAGAACGAGCGATTAGGGCAGCAAGATTACTCGTAACATTTGACTTACCAGTTCCGCCTCGGAATGAGTGAATAGAAATAATTTCAGACATAATAAATCCTCAATACTAATTTTTAATTCGTAATTCTTAATTATTAATTTGGAGTATTCCGTTTATTTCTAATTGCTTTTGCTTCCTCCTGCAATTTTTGGAATGTTTTTGATTCAGCAATTTCTGCAACTTCACGCGCACGTTTAGCTTCATCAACTTCTATACGCAGTGTATGCAACTGTTGTCTGAAATGTTGTTCACGCGCAGAAATTTCATGCACCATACGTTGAAAAACTCGTCCTAATTGTCCTAACTCATCATGACGTTGCACAATCGATGTTAGCTTTTCACGATCGTACTCTTGTGCTTCTTCGACACTAATTTCATTCATACTAATTTTCTGAGCAAGTTGAGCCATTGGTTTAAGCGGTATTAGTACATTTCGCTTTAACAAATAATTAATGAGCAAAATCATGATGGCGAAGATCGTAATAAATAAGCTAATGAATAGAACAAAAGCACGATGAGCATCCTCAAAGACTTGCTTGGCAGGAATATAAATAATTTGTGTGCCTAAAATTTCATTGAGTTTCCACCCAAAGCCATTTTCTGAACCATAACTAGCAATCTGACTTTTTGGAGCAACTTCAGGAGTGCTATGACAGCGTAGACATGTTGGATTATTAATGGAAAATGGACGAGCGTTATAAAACATTTTCTCGTCATAAGAGTCATGAAAACCAGATATGTTTTTCAACCCTGGTTCCTTGCGAAACCGTTCGATAAGTTCCGTTTCAAATGCATCTGCTTTATCTCGTAAGTTAGTTGGGTTTAGGTTGGCATCTTTGTATAAAAAATCTTTAAAATCTTCGTTTTTCCGAAGATTGTCAAACACTTCTCTTACTGCAAAGCTGGGAACAACTTCAGGGATAAATGTGGCTTGAGTGTCCAGCATTGGTGTCAAAATAGGATTGATACGCGTGTGAGTATAGTTCCTCACTGAGTTCATAGTTTCTGCAATAACTTGGCTACGATAAGCGATTTCGGCTTCTGCTTTTTGCTCAAGTGCATGAGATAAAGCAAAACCACTAACTGCGATCGCGCCGATGAACACCAGCAATAAAAGTAAAGTAAATTTAGTTGCTAATTTGAATCTATTAAACATTGTTGTTTGAGTTTTTATTTACAACATTGCTAGAG contains:
- a CDS encoding chloride channel protein encodes the protein MLAGGKILWLRLSRQLLRPRRLAFVEACIIGLVSGLAAVLLGQAVDWAGAWRVHLSYIWPAYLVLPGIGLVGGILAGWLVERFAPEASGSGMSEVKAVLARVPMPLNLRIALVKLVSATLVLGSGMPLGREGPTVQIGAALANQLSNWVPTSPEHRRQLIAAGAGAGLAAAFNAPIAGVLFVVEELLQDVSGITLGTAILASFIASVISRLYGSHSLDLNHLDLGFSHTTFFAQEIPFYLILGVLAGLIGILFNKSILASLAINRRLLNLSLPWRIGIVGLVTGVAIALLPVTFRNNAGLREILLVGSGNWLFAAIALLVQFTLIILTYGSGAPGGLLVPTLVLGAALGYLVGAVEQSLLGMSAATTYAHVGMAALFSAVSKVPITAVVIVFEMTTDFNLVLPLMIVSVIAYLVAEKIDPRSLYDLLLEWKGIHITKEPGTEGILAQITAADVMQRRVETLSSQMSIDEAVQAFSDSHHRNFPILEKGKVVGIVTQKDLVNLASQKLSRNTTISEIMTPEPVTTSPTATLAYVLHILNRYHLSCLPVTEGRKLVGIITRSDIIRVEAERLNGNTQQIESKSATSYVIYQTRAPATGKGRLLVPLSHPQTAETLLEMAGAIARANNYEIECLQVIIVPSNRIPSETPVQITKSLELLQKAILLGEKWRIPIHTQIRVTHNVAGAILETVKDRHIDLVLMGWKGTTSTPGRVFSRVVDTIIRQAGCDVVLAKLDDKRAFDRWLLPMAGGPNSSQAIRLLPALASLSKSPQINLCQIFQPTKSLPDTTLLDKSVHFLQRRVKGKVVATPVQANSVSEAVLECAQQDNSDVIVLGASRESLLQQVIQGNIAENISRKSNCTVIMVKT
- a CDS encoding MinD/ParA family protein, coding for MSEIISIHSFRGGTGKSNVTSNLAALIARSGKRVGIVDTDIQSPGIHVLFGLEQERIRYTLNDYLWGRCQIEEAVYDVSAILKQKQTFFGRQGSVHLIPSSIKMGDISRILREGYDARRLNDGLHNLVRRLKLDYLLIDTHPGINEETLLSIILSDVLVLILRPDKQDYQGTAVAIDVARKLEVPKMLIVINKALPSLDFKELGKRVENTYKTPVAGILPVCEEMFELGSGGIFCLRYPDHSWTQKISAIAKQITGSGVRLFAK
- a CDS encoding DUF3365 domain-containing protein, which codes for MFNRFKLATKFTLLLLLVFIGAIAVSGFALSHALEQKAEAEIAYRSQVIAETMNSVRNYTHTRINPILTPMLDTQATFIPEVVPSFAVREVFDNLRKNEDFKDFLYKDANLNPTNLRDKADAFETELIERFRKEPGLKNISGFHDSYDEKMFYNARPFSINNPTCLRCHSTPEVAPKSQIASYGSENGFGWKLNEILGTQIIYIPAKQVFEDAHRAFVLFISLFITIFAIMILLINYLLKRNVLIPLKPMAQLAQKISMNEISVEEAQEYDREKLTSIVQRHDELGQLGRVFQRMVHEISAREQHFRQQLHTLRIEVDEAKRAREVAEIAESKTFQKLQEEAKAIRNKRNTPN
- a CDS encoding C1 family peptidase, translating into MAKKSTGWVPDYPDFRDYRMDEINQKLTIAVQDIQINNDNDNDLQSSIEELFELLKLIKKNEPASTSEFDKTLTLKFDKFEKKINKGFKLVNAKAFKEEVFLAYGCVGKEVYSLQQKLLKFTKYSKYTKHIEDTDYNKQLKKWIKEITVFIESFENSDFLEYGYFGKNTENGVQIFKNIFGLSIVSDETVDTVDSVVDQMTLYTLNKVLKIIEIEPNPDSEDEDAEKKIKEVERFYQENQTLQKGLNKIVCLKSLGENNQKINKLCDDLIQYTIQDFQGSNIDEYTRTKLNNIVDSDTLRVALKKQHRWLVLPASSAIPVNLYEIILRIFEISDVPAEYWVSEKGFPGAREKNTSCIDKDQSELKRAIDMIVELVAQQISPLAQHGNLEKAVRVLLEKLDQWFDKSECVNSIRIALGNNQLNKSAKNKYSQPDLLGKITIFTQKQEEDNLFQNVDLNPVSLYIYLATISNFKLSLNKIKGTINNNDRKNRIDKSLKKIDNIFKSLKDLGNLEIILKKYNPPIQEENNFKNQPKNLRTVIQILPEVDESNEVKKNPEFQSNLQLPVEGNLQKHLIPKEDGKTENVYLLMPEFVDLTFWCSPIEDQGSLDSCTAHAGVALMEYFEKRSFDRYVDASRLFLYKATRNLMHRQGDAGASLRETMKAMALFGVPPEEYWPYTEDNFDEEPTPFCYSFGQSYQTLKYFRLNPLGTTEDILLFRIKAALAAGFPCAFGFTMYYSIEDLNPSGYIPYPVKNDKVKGGHAVVAVGYDDHKVIENPDGSRRSQGALLIRNSWGTDWGEGGYGWLPYDYVLEGLTNDWWSLLKSKWFETGHFGLGANDWVSNLGTPPKDGTPRDNPRGRTPKPIK
- a CDS encoding TIR domain-containing protein; its protein translation is MAEAFISYSRKDKEFVKKLYEALKQQKRDIWVDWEGIPSTADWWKEICEGIEGADNFIFIISPNSVASEVCAKEITHALDHNKRLVPIVWQYSEDVHPELKKINYIFFQESNDFEQAFQSLLKALDTDLAHVKQHTRLLVRALEWDQKKRNNSYLLEGSELEEAEQWFTQGAGKEPLITPLQQEYIGESRKAQKVRHRTRFIALTSGLVISTGFAIVAAIGWKEAINQRIEAQKSELRALISASDARFTSNRNTIDALIEGLKAGKKLKELDKVQVNILDAFIEGLKVGKKLKELDKAKADIPIQEQQEVMKVLGQAVYWVRERDRLQGHSNYIQSVSFSPDGEAIATASGDKTVKLWDKQGRLLNTLKGHLDQVLSVGFSPDSQILASASLDGTVKLWKKDGKELQTFKKLNTGIRVVSFSHDGRILASGDDDGIVRLWNIQGQELKMLKGHTGTIYSLSFSHDDQILASASYDRTVKLWNKDGKELKTLDKHDNTVTSVSFSSDDTLASASLDRTVKLWNPDGKFISTLKRSEQQSSPIYSVSFSPDGQILATGNNDNSVTLWQKNGLEFTTFTGHSSRVNQVTFSPDGRTLASASQDKTVKLWQIDHPWQTILSGHQAGVNHVNFSADGKALATASDDGTVKLWNQQGKQIKLLKINDYKIWDANFSPDGQIIAAVSSDERVVRLWNRQGKLLNILLKHSDRIHSVSFSPDSNTIATASQDKTVKLWNRQGQLLNTLNHSATVYSVTFSRDGKMIATGSNDGIVKIWNRQSQLLNTINHNASVYSVSFSPDSQTLASAGGDDRVKLWQLDGRAISSLDGHLAGIGQVTFSPDGQMIATASDDKTVKLWHKDGTLIITLTGHTGEVNGISFSPDGKTLVSGSKDGTAILWNVENLTLDNLMGRGCDWLHDYLANNSQGQSDRELCDGVKTQAKY